One stretch of Gammaproteobacteria bacterium DNA includes these proteins:
- a CDS encoding malate dehydrogenase: MNEERKKAALHYHAYPEPGKICIELTKSCISQDDLALAYTPGVAEPVRAIAENIEEAYRYTAKGNLVAVITDGTAVLGLGNVGALAGKPVMEGKGVLFKKFAGINCFDIEVDAPSPEAFIETVANIAPTFGGINLEDIAAPHCFEIEKALIERLDIPVFHDDQHGTAIIIAAGLLNALQLQQKTMDQIKLVCLGAGAAGIAAMHLLLELGLQKENIRLIDRKGVIHTDRENLVDYKQVFAVNTEERTLLDAMKDADVLIGVSGPDLVTAEMLLAMAPKPIVFALSNPDPEISPDLAHETRSDLLMATGRSDHPNQVNNVLGFPFIFRGALDVRASCINMEMQLAAVHAIADLAHEPVPDEVLTAYQLDHLEFGFDYIIPTPLDPRLIERVAPAVARAAVDSGVAHLDYPVAD, translated from the coding sequence ATGAACGAAGAGAGAAAAAAAGCGGCACTCCACTATCATGCCTACCCAGAGCCAGGGAAAATCTGTATTGAGTTGACGAAATCTTGTATTTCACAAGATGATCTTGCTCTGGCATACACACCAGGTGTTGCTGAGCCAGTACGTGCCATTGCAGAGAATATTGAGGAAGCTTACCGTTATACAGCCAAAGGTAATTTGGTGGCGGTGATTACCGATGGTACTGCTGTGCTGGGTTTAGGTAATGTTGGAGCGCTGGCGGGTAAACCCGTCATGGAAGGTAAAGGGGTTCTGTTCAAGAAATTTGCGGGTATTAACTGTTTTGATATTGAGGTGGACGCACCTTCACCTGAAGCGTTTATCGAAACTGTTGCAAATATTGCCCCTACTTTTGGTGGAATTAACCTGGAAGATATTGCTGCTCCGCACTGCTTTGAAATAGAAAAAGCGTTGATTGAACGGTTGGATATTCCTGTTTTTCATGATGACCAGCATGGCACGGCAATTATTATCGCCGCAGGTTTGCTCAACGCTTTACAGTTGCAACAAAAAACAATGGATCAAATCAAGCTGGTTTGCTTGGGCGCTGGCGCGGCTGGCATCGCTGCGATGCATCTATTGCTTGAATTGGGTCTTCAAAAAGAGAATATTCGGTTGATTGATCGCAAAGGAGTGATTCATACAGATCGAGAAAACCTGGTTGATTACAAACAAGTGTTTGCAGTGAATACTGAAGAACGGACGTTGTTGGATGCAATGAAGGATGCTGATGTTTTAATTGGTGTTTCCGGACCCGATTTAGTGACGGCTGAAATGTTGCTTGCAATGGCTCCTAAGCCGATTGTTTTTGCGCTATCTAATCCTGACCCTGAAATTAGTCCCGACTTAGCGCACGAGACACGGAGCGACCTGTTAATGGCGACAGGCCGAAGTGACCATCCTAATCAAGTGAACAACGTGTTAGGTTTTCCTTTTATCTTTCGCGGTGCACTGGATGTGCGTGCTTCCTGTATTAATATGGAGATGCAGCTTGCAGCAGTGCATGCGATTGCAGATTTGGCACATGAACCTGTGCCCGATGAAGTATTGACAGCTTACCAGCTGGATCATTTAGAGTTTGGATTTGACTATATTATTCCAACCCCACTAGACCCTCGCTTGATTGAGCGTGTAGCACCAGCGGTCGCTCGTGCAGCAGTTGATTCAGGAGTGGCTCATTTAGACTATCCGGTGGCTGATTAA
- the rpmE gene encoding 50S ribosomal protein L31 translates to MKADIHPEYKDINVACSCGNKFITRSTHGKDLQLDVCAACHPFYTGQQKILDTAGRVDKFRQKYSMKH, encoded by the coding sequence ATGAAGGCCGATATTCACCCAGAATACAAAGATATTAATGTAGCTTGTAGTTGTGGTAATAAATTTATTACTCGCTCAACTCATGGCAAAGACCTGCAATTGGATGTATGTGCGGCTTGTCACCCTTTTTATACAGGACAACAAAAAATTCTAGATACTGCTGGACGTGTTGATAAGTTCCGTCAGAAGTACAGTATGAAACATTAA
- the recG gene encoding ATP-dependent DNA helicase RecG, whose product MLTTLNALSVTTLKGVGARIAERLALLNIHTVADILFHLPLRYEDHTHLTPIAALRAGSEALVEGTILRSEIKQGQRRMLIAHLEESGHVLTLRFFHFNAHQQQMLKNGNRIRCYGEIRSNNMGLEIIHPELKKLSSTEPESVEQSLTPVYPTTEGLHQTSWKKLTQQAINLLEENSLTDLLPQAICQQFNFIPFVDALLYVHRPPPHAEQSILLQGNHPAQQRLAFEELLAHHLGLRQLRQNMQQKMAPKLSSSDQLFNALLKNLPFKLTQAQQRVIGEIKTDLQKTTPMQRLIQGDVGCGKTLVAVAAILNAIEAGYQATIMAPTELLAEQHLNNMQQWLEPLNIKVGWLTGKHKGKKRQALLEQLASAEIEVIVGTHALFQESVVFKKLGLIVIDEQHRFGVHQRLALREKGFQSGRYPHQLIMTATPIPRTLAMTAYAELDISIIDELPPGRSPVETAVIHENRRDAVIVRVHQACQSGRQAYWVCTLIEESEVLQCQAACDRAAQLHETLTDIRIGLIHGRMKADEKADVMAKFKTGDIDLLVATTVIEVGVDVPNASLMIIENAERLGLSQLHQLRGRVGRGNTKSACILMYRAPLSKVGRSRLNAMRETNDGFEISSRDLEIRGPGEVLGTRQSGIAKMRIADVIRDAHLIEKVAQAAPLIMQHYPQQVNPLIQRWLNDASNYGEV is encoded by the coding sequence TTGCTCACTACGCTAAACGCTCTATCTGTAACAACGCTCAAAGGCGTTGGAGCACGTATTGCGGAGCGATTAGCTCTCCTTAATATTCACACCGTCGCAGACATTCTTTTTCACTTGCCACTGCGCTATGAAGACCACACTCATTTAACCCCCATCGCTGCACTTCGAGCCGGAAGTGAGGCGCTTGTTGAAGGCACTATTCTTCGCAGTGAAATAAAGCAGGGGCAAAGGCGTATGTTGATTGCTCACCTTGAGGAGAGTGGACACGTTCTCACGTTACGTTTTTTTCATTTCAATGCCCATCAACAGCAGATGTTAAAAAACGGAAATCGTATTCGCTGTTACGGTGAAATACGATCTAACAACATGGGATTGGAGATCATTCATCCTGAGCTTAAAAAATTAAGCTCAACGGAGCCTGAATCTGTCGAGCAAAGTTTAACGCCAGTTTACCCGACCACAGAAGGGCTACACCAGACTAGCTGGAAAAAACTAACGCAGCAGGCAATTAACCTTCTCGAAGAAAATTCACTGACCGACTTACTGCCTCAAGCCATCTGCCAACAATTTAATTTTATTCCTTTTGTTGATGCGCTGCTATATGTTCATCGCCCTCCGCCACATGCCGAGCAAAGCATACTATTACAAGGCAACCATCCCGCACAGCAACGACTTGCATTTGAAGAGCTACTGGCACATCACTTGGGGCTGCGGCAGCTGCGTCAAAACATGCAACAAAAAATGGCACCCAAACTATCCAGTTCAGATCAGCTGTTTAACGCTCTCCTCAAAAATTTGCCATTTAAGCTAACCCAGGCACAGCAACGTGTTATCGGTGAAATAAAAACAGACCTTCAAAAAACAACCCCCATGCAGCGCTTGATTCAAGGTGATGTAGGCTGCGGCAAAACATTGGTCGCAGTCGCGGCCATTCTAAATGCTATTGAAGCGGGTTATCAGGCGACAATCATGGCTCCCACCGAGCTATTGGCCGAGCAACACTTGAACAATATGCAGCAATGGCTTGAACCCCTCAATATCAAAGTAGGTTGGTTAACAGGCAAGCACAAAGGCAAAAAACGACAAGCACTGCTAGAGCAACTTGCGTCCGCTGAAATAGAGGTCATTGTCGGTACACATGCCCTTTTTCAGGAAAGCGTTGTTTTCAAAAAACTAGGGTTGATAGTGATTGATGAGCAACATCGCTTTGGTGTGCATCAACGCCTCGCTTTACGTGAAAAAGGGTTTCAATCAGGCCGTTATCCACATCAACTGATCATGACTGCCACCCCTATTCCACGCACACTCGCTATGACCGCCTATGCCGAACTGGATATTTCGATCATTGATGAGCTTCCTCCGGGCAGGAGCCCCGTTGAAACAGCCGTTATCCATGAAAACCGTCGTGATGCGGTGATTGTCCGTGTTCATCAAGCATGCCAATCTGGCAGACAAGCCTACTGGGTTTGCACATTGATTGAAGAGTCTGAAGTACTACAGTGCCAAGCGGCCTGCGATCGTGCCGCGCAACTCCATGAAACACTCACTGACATACGCATCGGCCTTATTCATGGACGTATGAAAGCGGATGAAAAAGCCGATGTCATGGCGAAGTTTAAGACCGGTGACATTGATCTTCTCGTTGCAACTACCGTCATTGAAGTCGGTGTTGACGTGCCAAACGCCAGCCTGATGATTATTGAAAATGCAGAGCGTCTGGGACTATCGCAACTGCATCAACTTAGGGGGCGTGTTGGACGTGGCAATACAAAGAGTGCTTGTATTTTAATGTATCGAGCACCACTTTCAAAAGTAGGTCGATCAAGATTAAATGCAATGAGAGAGACTAACGATGGCTTTGAAATCTCATCCCGTGATCTGGAAATTCGTGGCCCTGGAGAAGTTTTAGGAACACGTCAGAGCGGCATTGCAAAAATGCGCATTGCGGATGTCATACGCGATGCGCATCTTATAGAGAAAGTTGCCCAAGCCGCACCATTGATAATGCAGCACTATCCGCAGCAGGTTAATCCACTCATTCAGCGCTGGCTCAATGATGCGTCAAACTACGGCGAAGTATAG
- the rpoZ gene encoding DNA-directed RNA polymerase subunit omega, with product MARVTIEDCLKHIHSRFELVLISSKRARQLSNGAEALVEWENDKPTVVALREIAAGKINATILDEISAKEHAEESLVSEEELQTALQQR from the coding sequence ATGGCGCGAGTCACTATCGAAGACTGTCTTAAGCATATTCACAGCCGGTTCGAATTAGTTTTAATCTCCTCCAAAAGAGCTCGTCAATTATCAAACGGTGCTGAAGCATTGGTTGAATGGGAGAATGACAAACCCACCGTTGTTGCACTGCGTGAAATTGCTGCAGGTAAAATCAACGCAACCATATTAGATGAAATTTCAGCTAAAGAACATGCAGAAGAGTCTTTGGTCAGTGAAGAAGAGTTACAAACTGCACTTCAACAACGCTAA
- a CDS encoding RelA/SpoT family protein has translation MLETQAAKHPDTLTLVQDLCSLTETYLDEKQVQSIREACLFGIKAHKGQSRRSGEPYIHHPFAVARILAGMRLDCDSIIAAILHDVIEDTDITKNTLALQFGDEVAELVDSVTKLTQIKFESRLEAQAENFRKMMLAMVHDIRVILIKLADRLHNMRTLGAMPAEKSRRIAHETLEIYVPIAYRLGINSVRTELQDLGFKALHPMRYRAISNAVKSARGHFKELVRKIESTLQLRLKDEGIDACVQGRVKHLHSIYRKMKEKQLSFSEVFDVYAFRIIVETPDTCYRALGVIHSIYKPVPGRFKDYIAIPKTNGYQSLHTILFSSHKIPIEVQIRTKDMDKVADAGIAAHWLYKTKENTESKNAHHHVRDWLHGLMELQKNTENSLEFIENVKVDLFPDKVYVFTPNGDIIELPRGSTPVDFAYAVHTDIGNRCIAAKIDHRTISLRTPLHNGQTIEIITSPSARPNPAWINFTVTGKARSNIHHYLKNLKQEDAINLGERLLDQALHELDLSLINLTTAQITTLLESFSFKSMDDLLAEIGLGNCMAVLVARRLQSSQAIVKPTQERRKKIRPRVFKNVFSNYMPSWLRKESSQPRPLAIRGTEGMVTHFAKCCDPIPGDPIIAQLTAGRGIVIHTDICKNMTAHKRPENCIDVHWERQVEGEFPVEVHVEVVNQRGVLATISTAISEQQSNINNVKIDQRDESHSLLKFTITVRNRKHLALIMRRIRSIKNVSRIHRAKK, from the coding sequence GTGCTTGAAACACAAGCGGCCAAACATCCCGATACACTCACTCTGGTACAAGACTTATGTAGCTTGACTGAGACGTATCTGGATGAAAAACAAGTTCAGAGCATCAGAGAAGCCTGCCTATTTGGCATAAAAGCCCATAAAGGCCAATCTCGGCGTTCTGGTGAACCCTATATCCACCACCCATTTGCTGTCGCCAGAATTCTGGCCGGCATGCGACTGGACTGTGATAGCATCATTGCCGCAATTTTGCATGATGTGATTGAAGACACTGATATCACCAAAAACACACTGGCTCTTCAATTTGGTGACGAAGTAGCCGAACTGGTTGATAGCGTCACGAAACTCACACAAATTAAATTCGAAAGCCGCCTGGAAGCACAAGCTGAAAACTTTCGAAAAATGATGCTGGCAATGGTGCATGATATCCGCGTCATTCTTATCAAGCTGGCTGACCGTTTGCACAACATGCGAACTTTAGGCGCGATGCCCGCTGAAAAAAGCCGCCGTATTGCTCATGAAACTCTGGAAATCTATGTTCCAATTGCCTATCGTCTGGGCATTAACAGTGTTCGTACTGAGCTTCAGGATCTTGGGTTTAAAGCACTCCATCCGATGCGCTACCGAGCCATATCTAATGCTGTAAAAAGTGCGCGTGGACATTTTAAAGAGCTTGTTAGAAAAATTGAAAGCACGCTCCAGCTTCGACTCAAAGATGAAGGAATTGATGCTTGCGTTCAAGGCCGAGTCAAACACCTTCATAGTATTTATCGAAAAATGAAGGAGAAACAACTCTCGTTTTCCGAGGTGTTCGATGTCTACGCATTCCGCATCATTGTCGAAACACCCGACACATGTTATCGAGCACTCGGTGTTATCCATAGTATCTACAAGCCTGTGCCAGGGCGCTTCAAAGATTACATTGCCATCCCAAAAACCAATGGATACCAATCACTGCACACAATTCTTTTCAGCTCACACAAAATCCCCATTGAAGTGCAAATTCGCACCAAAGATATGGATAAAGTTGCCGATGCAGGCATCGCGGCTCACTGGCTCTATAAGACAAAAGAAAATACAGAAAGCAAGAATGCACACCACCATGTACGTGATTGGTTGCATGGTCTGATGGAACTGCAGAAAAATACCGAAAACTCTTTAGAGTTTATTGAAAACGTCAAGGTTGACCTATTTCCTGACAAGGTTTACGTATTTACACCCAACGGCGATATTATTGAACTACCACGTGGCTCAACCCCTGTTGACTTTGCTTATGCAGTACACACTGATATTGGTAATCGCTGTATCGCTGCAAAAATCGATCACCGTACCATTTCATTACGCACTCCCTTACATAACGGCCAAACAATTGAAATTATAACTTCCCCCAGTGCTCGCCCCAATCCAGCCTGGATTAATTTCACTGTCACAGGTAAAGCCCGCTCCAATATTCATCATTACCTGAAAAACCTCAAACAAGAAGATGCGATCAATTTAGGTGAACGCCTGCTTGACCAAGCCTTGCACGAACTTGACCTTTCGCTGATCAACCTCACCACAGCCCAAATTACCACACTTTTGGAGTCATTTAGCTTCAAATCAATGGATGATCTGCTTGCAGAAATTGGGCTTGGGAATTGTATGGCTGTTTTAGTTGCCAGACGCTTACAAAGCTCTCAAGCCATTGTAAAACCAACTCAAGAGCGTCGAAAAAAAATACGTCCTCGTGTATTTAAAAATGTGTTTTCAAACTACATGCCCTCTTGGCTACGCAAAGAGTCATCCCAACCCCGCCCTTTAGCTATTCGTGGTACCGAAGGCATGGTCACTCACTTTGCCAAGTGCTGTGACCCTATTCCTGGCGACCCAATTATTGCTCAGCTTACTGCAGGACGTGGCATCGTAATTCATACCGATATTTGTAAAAATATGACGGCACATAAACGGCCTGAAAATTGTATTGACGTACATTGGGAACGCCAAGTTGAAGGTGAATTTCCTGTAGAGGTCCATGTTGAAGTGGTCAATCAACGCGGCGTGCTTGCAACAATTTCAACCGCAATTTCAGAGCAACAATCCAATATAAATAATGTCAAAATAGATCAGCGAGACGAAAGTCATAGCTTATTAAAATTTACCATCACGGTACGTAACCGCAAACATTTAGCTTTGATTATGCGCAGAATACGCAGTATAAAGAATGTGTCACGTATTCATCGTGCAAAAAAATAA
- a CDS encoding RidA family protein produces MMREIIKTDKAPEAIGTYSQAVKIGSTVYMSGQIPLIPDTMELVDGDMADQIKQVFNNLQAVAEAAGGSLADIAKLNIFLTDLGHFSLVNEVMATYFQEPYPARAAIGVASLPKGAAVEMDAVLELHN; encoded by the coding sequence ATGATGCGGGAAATCATTAAAACAGACAAAGCACCGGAGGCCATTGGCACCTATTCACAAGCAGTCAAAATAGGCAGCACTGTTTACATGTCAGGGCAAATACCGCTCATACCCGATACAATGGAGCTTGTTGACGGTGATATGGCCGATCAAATCAAACAGGTTTTTAATAATCTGCAAGCCGTTGCTGAAGCTGCCGGTGGCTCTCTGGCTGATATTGCCAAACTTAATATTTTTCTAACTGATCTGGGGCATTTTTCACTGGTTAATGAAGTCATGGCGACCTATTTTCAGGAGCCTTATCCTGCACGCGCGGCGATTGGTGTAGCATCACTGCCTAAAGGGGCTGCTGTTGAAATGGATGCTGTGCTTGAACTTCATAACTAA